Proteins from a genomic interval of Pirellulales bacterium:
- the gltB gene encoding glutamate synthase large subunit gives MQPTTNHQNPGLPQGEGLYDPAFEHDACGVGFVVNMHGERSHQIVRSGLQILVNLTHRGACGCDPLTGDGAGILTQVPHGFFVEKCREHGFTLPEPGDYGAGCVFLPPDAAQRDWCERKLEEIIAAEGQRLLGWRNVPIDNEHIGYVARDVEPVIRQVFIARGSGTPADMLEWKLYVIRKQLESAVRASELTQKKYCYVPTLSSRVVVYKGLMLADQVEPFYPDLADERFESALALVHQRYSTNTFPTWELAQPFRFLAHNGEINTLRGNVNWMHARRSMLASEKYGDDLKKILPVCTPGASDSAIFDNVLELLVVTGRSLPQAMSMLIPEPWANHESMTDDKKAYYEYQACLMEPWDGPASMAFTDGTSIGAVLDRNGLRPSRYWVTKGGMVIMASEAGVLDIPPCEIESKGRLRPGRMFLVDTSQGRIIADEEIKHELAARHPYRQWLNENQLTLDSLPKPPAMNGEATNGHFTNGHLNGGLLALQRAFGYTLEDLRIILAPMAIDAQEPVGSMGNDTPLAVLSDRPQLLYNYFKQLFAQVTNPPLDGIREEIVTSLITTVGSEGNLLAEAPGQCRLLRLEQPILTNAELAAIKVLDRPGYKARTLSMLFPRAEGAAALERRMHELRKEASQAIAEGATLLILSDRGVDAERVPIPALLATSGVHHHLIREETRTRCGLIVETGDAREVQHFALLTGYGAGAVNPYLAFATLEQMQSERCLPADMPIEKLEKNFVKAAGKGLLKVMSKMGISTQQSYRGAQIFEAIGLNRKLIDEYFTWTASRIQGVGIETIAEEAVRWHESAFPRTKVPNTLALDVGGQYQWRKKGEAHMFNPEVVAKLQHATRLNSPADFKKYCELIDNQQRQLLTLRGLLEFRPGNPIPLDEVEPAKEIVKRFATGAMSYGSISKEAHETLAIAMNRIGGRSNTGEGGEDPVRFLPDANGDRRSSAIKQVASGRFGVTSEYLVSAQELQIKMAQGAKPGEGGQLPGHKVDKEIARIRHSTPGVGLISPPPHHDIYSIEDLAQLIHDLKNSNRDARVSVKLVAEVGVGTVAAGVSKGKSDVVLISGHDGGTGASPYTSIKHAGIPWELGLAETHQVLVKNNLRSRIVVQTDGQLRTPRDIAIACMLGAEEWGIATAALVTMGCIMMRKCHLNTCPVGIATQDVELRKKFAGKPEYAVNFFFMIAEGLREIMASLGFRTINEMVGRVDMLNTRKAIDHWKARGLDFSTILYKPRVPDHVKTYHAEDQDHGIAKSLDMTTLLPLCQPALENGEPVVHELPVRNVNRTVGTILSSEITKRYGSRGLPEDTIQLNFRGTAGQSLMAFGVSGVTVRVEGDVNDYCGKGLSGGKVIVYPPRDSSLVPEENIIAGNVVLYGATSGEVYLNGIAGERFCVRNSGAKAVVEGVGDHGCEYMTGGVAVILGETGRNFAAGMSGGIAFVLDEHASFPRLVNKEMVELEELVDAEDKQTVHDLIRKHVEYTDSARGRYVLDNWPRLVHKFVKVMPKDYKRALAEIKKQNAVEAHRGEPVGMLAAAGG, from the coding sequence ATGCAGCCCACCACAAATCATCAGAACCCCGGTTTGCCCCAGGGCGAGGGACTTTACGATCCGGCTTTCGAGCACGACGCCTGCGGTGTCGGCTTTGTGGTCAACATGCACGGCGAGCGCAGCCATCAGATCGTGCGTTCGGGCTTGCAGATCCTGGTGAATCTGACGCACCGCGGCGCCTGCGGCTGCGACCCGCTGACGGGCGACGGCGCCGGAATCCTCACGCAAGTTCCGCACGGGTTTTTCGTCGAGAAGTGCCGAGAGCACGGATTCACGCTGCCGGAACCGGGCGACTATGGCGCCGGCTGCGTTTTTCTGCCGCCCGATGCCGCCCAACGGGACTGGTGCGAGCGAAAGTTGGAAGAAATCATCGCCGCCGAAGGACAACGGTTGCTCGGCTGGCGCAACGTGCCGATCGACAACGAGCACATTGGTTACGTCGCCCGCGACGTGGAACCGGTGATTCGGCAAGTGTTCATCGCCCGCGGCAGCGGCACGCCGGCCGACATGCTGGAGTGGAAGCTGTACGTGATTCGCAAGCAGCTCGAGTCGGCGGTGCGGGCCAGCGAGCTGACGCAGAAAAAGTACTGTTACGTGCCGACGTTGTCGTCGCGCGTTGTCGTCTATAAGGGACTGATGCTGGCCGACCAGGTCGAGCCGTTCTATCCCGATCTGGCCGACGAGCGGTTCGAGTCGGCGCTGGCGCTGGTCCATCAGCGTTACAGCACCAACACGTTTCCCACCTGGGAGCTGGCCCAGCCGTTCCGCTTTTTGGCCCACAACGGCGAGATCAACACGCTGCGCGGCAACGTGAACTGGATGCACGCCCGGCGCAGCATGCTGGCCAGCGAAAAATACGGCGACGATCTGAAGAAGATTCTGCCGGTCTGCACGCCCGGCGCCAGCGACTCGGCGATTTTCGACAACGTGCTGGAGCTGCTGGTCGTCACCGGCCGGTCGCTGCCGCAGGCCATGTCGATGCTCATTCCGGAGCCGTGGGCCAACCACGAGAGCATGACCGACGACAAGAAAGCCTACTATGAATATCAGGCGTGCTTGATGGAGCCATGGGACGGGCCGGCGTCGATGGCCTTCACCGACGGCACTTCGATCGGCGCCGTGCTCGACCGCAACGGCCTGCGGCCCAGCCGCTACTGGGTCACCAAGGGCGGCATGGTCATCATGGCCTCCGAAGCCGGCGTGCTCGACATCCCGCCGTGCGAAATCGAGTCGAAGGGACGCCTGCGTCCCGGCCGCATGTTTCTGGTCGATACATCGCAGGGCCGGATCATCGCCGACGAAGAGATCAAGCACGAGCTGGCCGCGCGGCATCCCTATCGGCAGTGGCTCAATGAAAACCAGCTCACGCTCGACTCGTTGCCCAAGCCGCCCGCCATGAACGGCGAGGCGACCAACGGCCATTTTACCAACGGGCATCTCAACGGCGGCTTGCTGGCGCTGCAGCGTGCGTTCGGTTACACGTTGGAGGATCTGCGGATCATTTTGGCGCCGATGGCCATCGACGCTCAGGAGCCGGTCGGCTCGATGGGCAACGATACGCCGCTGGCGGTACTCTCCGACCGGCCGCAGTTGCTTTACAACTATTTCAAACAGCTTTTCGCCCAAGTGACGAACCCACCGCTGGACGGCATCCGCGAAGAGATCGTCACCTCGCTGATCACCACGGTCGGCTCCGAAGGAAACCTGCTGGCCGAGGCGCCCGGTCAGTGTCGCCTGTTGCGGCTGGAGCAGCCGATTCTGACCAACGCGGAATTGGCCGCGATCAAGGTGCTCGATCGGCCGGGCTACAAGGCCCGCACGCTCTCGATGCTTTTCCCGCGCGCCGAGGGCGCCGCCGCGCTGGAGCGCCGCATGCATGAGTTGCGAAAGGAAGCCTCGCAGGCCATTGCCGAGGGCGCCACGCTGCTGATTCTCTCCGACCGTGGCGTCGACGCCGAGCGGGTGCCGATTCCCGCGCTGCTGGCGACCAGCGGAGTGCATCACCATCTGATTCGCGAAGAAACCCGCACGCGGTGCGGCCTGATCGTCGAGACGGGCGACGCGCGCGAGGTGCAGCATTTCGCTTTGCTCACCGGCTACGGCGCCGGCGCCGTCAATCCTTATCTGGCGTTCGCCACGCTGGAGCAGATGCAGAGCGAACGCTGCTTGCCGGCCGACATGCCCATCGAAAAACTCGAAAAGAACTTCGTGAAGGCCGCCGGCAAGGGCCTGCTGAAAGTCATGTCGAAGATGGGCATCTCCACGCAGCAGAGCTATCGCGGCGCTCAGATTTTCGAAGCGATCGGGCTCAATCGCAAGTTGATCGACGAATACTTCACTTGGACGGCCAGCCGAATCCAGGGCGTCGGCATCGAGACCATCGCCGAAGAAGCGGTCCGCTGGCACGAAAGCGCGTTTCCGCGCACCAAGGTGCCCAACACCCTCGCGCTCGACGTGGGCGGGCAATATCAATGGCGGAAAAAGGGCGAAGCGCACATGTTCAATCCCGAAGTGGTCGCCAAGCTGCAGCACGCCACGCGGCTCAACAGTCCGGCCGACTTCAAGAAGTATTGCGAGTTGATCGACAATCAACAGCGGCAGTTGCTCACGCTCCGCGGGCTGTTGGAGTTCAGGCCCGGCAATCCGATACCCCTGGATGAGGTCGAGCCGGCCAAGGAAATCGTCAAGCGGTTTGCCACCGGCGCCATGTCCTATGGCTCGATCTCGAAAGAAGCGCACGAGACGCTGGCCATCGCCATGAACCGCATCGGCGGCCGCAGCAACACGGGCGAAGGCGGCGAAGACCCGGTGCGCTTCCTGCCCGACGCCAACGGCGACCGCCGCTCCAGTGCCATCAAGCAGGTGGCCAGCGGCCGCTTCGGCGTGACGAGCGAGTATCTCGTCAGCGCTCAAGAATTGCAGATCAAGATGGCGCAAGGGGCCAAACCGGGCGAAGGCGGCCAGTTGCCGGGCCACAAGGTCGACAAGGAGATCGCCCGCATTCGGCACAGCACGCCGGGCGTGGGCCTGATTTCGCCGCCGCCGCACCACGACATTTATTCGATCGAAGACCTCGCGCAGCTCATCCACGACTTGAAGAACTCGAACCGCGACGCGCGCGTCAGCGTCAAGCTGGTGGCCGAGGTCGGCGTCGGCACGGTGGCGGCCGGCGTGTCGAAAGGCAAAAGCGACGTGGTGCTTATCAGCGGCCACGACGGCGGAACGGGCGCCAGCCCCTACACGTCGATCAAGCACGCCGGCATCCCGTGGGAGCTGGGACTGGCGGAAACCCATCAGGTGCTGGTGAAAAACAACCTGCGCAGCCGCATCGTGGTGCAGACCGACGGCCAGTTGCGCACGCCGCGCGACATCGCCATCGCCTGCATGCTCGGCGCCGAGGAGTGGGGCATCGCCACAGCCGCCTTGGTGACAATGGGCTGCATCATGATGCGCAAATGCCATCTGAACACCTGCCCGGTCGGCATCGCCACGCAGGACGTCGAACTCCGCAAAAAATTCGCGGGCAAGCCGGAGTACGCCGTCAACTTCTTCTTCATGATCGCCGAGGGGCTGCGCGAGATCATGGCCTCGCTCGGCTTCCGCACGATCAACGAGATGGTGGGCCGCGTCGATATGCTCAACACCCGCAAGGCGATCGACCACTGGAAAGCCCGTGGCCTCGACTTCAGCACCATCCTCTACAAGCCGCGGGTGCCCGATCATGTGAAGACCTATCACGCCGAGGACCAGGACCACGGCATTGCCAAGTCGCTCGACATGACGACGCTGCTGCCGCTTTGCCAGCCGGCCCTGGAAAACGGCGAGCCGGTGGTGCATGAGCTTCCGGTCCGCAACGTCAACCGCACGGTGGGCACCATCCTTTCCAGCGAAATCACGAAGCGCTACGGCAGCCGGGGTCTGCCGGAAGATACGATTCAACTCAACTTCCGCGGCACGGCGGGGCAAAGCCTGATGGCCTTCGGCGTGTCCGGCGTGACCGTGCGCGTCGAGGGCGACGTGAACGACTATTGCGGCAAGGGCCTGTCGGGCGGCAAGGTGATCGTTTATCCGCCGCGCGACAGCAGCCTGGTGCCGGAGGAAAACATCATTGCCGGCAACGTCGTTCTTTACGGCGCCACCAGCGGCGAGGTGTATCTCAACGGCATCGCCGGCGAGCGGTTCTGCGTGCGCAACAGCGGTGCTAAGGCCGTCGTCGAGGGCGTCGGCGACCACGGCTGCGAGTATATGACGGGCGGCGTGGCGGTGATCCTGGGCGAGACGGGCCGCAACTTTGCGGCCGGCATGAGCGGTGGCATCGCCTTCGTGCTCGACGAGCACGCCAGCTTTCCGCGGCTGGTCAACAAGGAGATGGTCGAGCTGGAGGAGTTGGTCGATGCCGAAGACAAGCAAACGGTACACGACCTGATTCGCAAGCACGTGGAGTACACCGACAGTGCCCGTGGCCGTTACGTGCTCGACAACTGGCCGCGGCTAGTGCATAAGTTCGTCAAGGTGATGCCGAAGGACTACAAGCGGGCCTTGGCGGAAATCAAGAAGCAAAACGCGGTCGAAGCGCACCGCGGCGAGCCGGTG
- a CDS encoding LysR family transcriptional regulator — MAVQLKGLKVFCDVVRQRSFSRAADENDISQSGASQLVQQLEEGLGVKLIDRSKRPFVLTPEGEVYYEGCREVVERYFAVEDRVRTLHQEVAGRVRVASIYSVGLHHMNRCLQEFLGQHPKANVRLEYLHPDRVYQAVEDDLADLGLVSYPKSSRAVKALAWREEPMVLVAAPMHPLASRRCVGLNELDGLKMVGFDGGLTIRREIDRVLNLHAAAVQVVMEFDNIETIKRAIEIDAGVGLLPEPTVTREVETGTLVAVPLDTDELVRPLGIIHRRGKELSTTAKRFVELLQRQGREQGAPGGMQINGGNGHHALAEQNGDNGTHIPPPRRAGNGATQASPSRSVGATQNHNGQTIAEADARPELVHAGRRR, encoded by the coding sequence ATGGCGGTCCAGCTTAAGGGTTTGAAAGTTTTCTGCGACGTCGTGCGTCAACGCAGCTTTTCGCGGGCGGCCGACGAAAACGATATTTCGCAATCGGGCGCCAGCCAGCTCGTGCAGCAACTTGAAGAGGGGCTTGGGGTTAAGCTGATCGACCGGTCGAAGAGGCCGTTTGTGCTGACGCCCGAAGGAGAGGTCTATTATGAGGGCTGCCGCGAGGTGGTCGAGCGTTACTTCGCGGTCGAAGACCGGGTACGCACGCTGCACCAGGAAGTGGCCGGACGGGTACGCGTGGCGTCGATTTATTCGGTGGGTTTGCACCACATGAACCGCTGCCTGCAGGAGTTTTTAGGACAACACCCCAAGGCCAATGTGCGGCTGGAGTATTTGCACCCCGACCGCGTTTATCAGGCCGTGGAAGACGACCTGGCCGACCTGGGCCTGGTGAGCTACCCCAAATCGTCGCGCGCCGTCAAGGCGCTCGCCTGGCGCGAGGAGCCGATGGTGCTGGTCGCGGCCCCCATGCACCCGCTCGCCAGCCGCCGTTGCGTCGGTCTGAACGAACTTGACGGCCTGAAGATGGTCGGCTTCGACGGCGGCCTGACCATCCGGCGCGAGATCGATCGCGTGCTGAATTTGCACGCGGCCGCCGTGCAAGTCGTGATGGAGTTCGACAATATCGAGACCATCAAACGGGCCATCGAGATCGACGCCGGCGTGGGCCTGCTGCCCGAACCGACCGTCACGCGCGAGGTCGAGACGGGCACGCTTGTCGCGGTGCCGCTCGACACCGACGAGTTGGTGCGTCCGCTGGGCATCATTCATCGCCGCGGCAAGGAATTGTCGACGACCGCCAAGCGGTTTGTCGAGTTGTTGCAACGGCAGGGTCGAGAGCAGGGCGCGCCTGGCGGCATGCAAATCAACGGCGGCAACGGTCACCACGCTCTCGCCGAGCAAAATGGGGACAACGGTACACACATTCCGCCACCCCGGCGCGCCGGGAACGGAGCTACCCAGGCTTCTCCGTCACGGAGTGTCGGAGCTACCCAGAACCACAACGGACAAACGATCGCCGAGGCCGATGCGCGGCCCGAGCTGGTCCATGCAGGTCGACGGAGGTAA
- the fmt gene encoding methionyl-tRNA formyltransferase translates to MAADSQSSLRLVMMGTGPFAAPLFRALFGTRHHVVALITQPLRSMRHAEAPASHLRDVAAEHNTPVLDPENINTDEARSELARLPPDLFIVADYGQILSAPTLAVARLGGINLHGSLLPKYRGAAPINWALYHGDTETGVTVIHMTPRVDAGPALAQARTPIRADETAVELERRLAEMGAPLVVRAIDELAAGQVTALPQDPSQASPARRLRKTDGAIDWSRSATAIRNQIRALEPWPRTYTFWHRPGGQTLRLILGRTSVSERSEANPGTVIHAGDDLVIASGDGGLRIHELQPAGKRMITALEFLRGYPVKAGESFAPA, encoded by the coding sequence ATGGCGGCCGACAGCCAATCTTCGTTGCGACTGGTAATGATGGGCACGGGTCCGTTCGCGGCGCCGCTGTTCCGGGCACTATTCGGCACGCGGCACCACGTCGTGGCCCTGATCACGCAACCGTTGCGATCCATGCGGCACGCGGAGGCTCCCGCCAGCCATCTACGCGACGTGGCGGCCGAGCACAATACGCCGGTTCTCGATCCTGAGAACATCAATACCGACGAAGCCCGTAGCGAGCTGGCGCGGCTGCCGCCGGATCTGTTCATCGTGGCCGATTACGGGCAGATTCTGTCGGCCCCGACGCTGGCGGTGGCCCGGCTGGGCGGCATCAACCTGCACGGTTCGCTGCTGCCGAAGTATCGCGGCGCGGCGCCGATCAACTGGGCCCTCTATCACGGCGACACCGAAACCGGCGTGACGGTGATCCACATGACGCCGCGCGTCGACGCCGGCCCCGCGCTGGCCCAAGCTCGCACGCCGATCAGAGCCGACGAGACGGCGGTCGAGTTGGAGCGGCGTTTGGCCGAAATGGGAGCGCCGTTGGTCGTAAGGGCCATCGACGAGTTGGCTGCCGGCCAAGTCACCGCCTTGCCGCAAGATCCGTCGCAAGCCAGTCCTGCTCGGCGGCTGCGAAAGACCGACGGGGCGATCGATTGGTCTCGCTCGGCGACGGCCATCCGCAATCAGATTCGTGCTCTGGAACCTTGGCCGCGAACCTACACGTTTTGGCATCGTCCGGGCGGCCAGACGCTTAGGCTGATTCTTGGCCGCACGTCGGTGAGTGAACGATCGGAAGCAAATCCAGGCACCGTCATTCATGCGGGCGACGACTTGGTCATCGCCAGCGGAGACGGCGGCCTGCGAATTCACGAGTTGCAGCCGGCGGGCAAGCGGATGATCACCGCGCTTGAATTCTTGCGGGGTTATCCGGTGAAGGCTGGGGAGAGTTTCGCGCCAGCTTAG